The Cyprinus carpio isolate SPL01 chromosome A3, ASM1834038v1, whole genome shotgun sequence genomic interval CACAAGAGCTGACACCAAATTATTCCCGCGGTCAGTTTAACAAGAGCGTCAAGCGCCAAGCATCACGCAGCATCCAAATGAGACCTCAAAGCTCTGAGAAGATGCACATCTGCGGCCAATGCGGGAAGGGGTTCGACCGAGCCGATCTCCTGAAGAACCACCAGCGCACGCACACGGGAGAAAGACCCTTCGCCTGTAACCTGTGCGGGAAGAGCTATGGCCACCAGGGCCAGCTGCGCATCCACAAGAGGATCCACACAGGCGAGAGGCCGTACTGCTGCCCGCACTGCGGCAAACGATTCAACGAACACAACCAGCTTAAAGTCCACCTACGGACCCACACGGGCGAAAGGCCATACACCTGCACCGTATGTAGCAAAACCTTCACCAATGCCGGAAACCTGAGGAGCCACCAGAGagtccacaccggagagaagccatACGCCTGCGGCCAGTGCGGGAAGAGGTTTAACGGTATGGGTGACCTTAAAACACACTACCGCATTCATACGGGCGAAAAGCCGTACCGCTGTGAGCTGTGCACCAAGACCTTCAGCCAGGCCGGGCATCTGACCATCCACAAGCGCATGCACACCGGCGAGAGGCCATACAGCTGTGGTGAGTGTGGGAAGCGCTTCACGGTGGCCAGTAGCCTGAAACTGCACCAATTAACACACACCGGAGAGAAACTGCACACCTGCTCGCACTGCGATAAGAGCTTCAGCCGGGCCGGACACCTCAAGAGACACGAGCTGGTCCACTCCAAAGAGAAGCTGTATTGCTGCACGCACTGCGACAGGAAATACAGTGACCAGTCGTCTCTGAAGAAACACCAGAAACTGCACATGACGGCCGAGAATGAAGTTGACCAGAGCGCTGCTGCAGCGCTTGTCACAGAGTAGCAGTGACCAGACCGTAACATGTTCCTGCATCTTCATTCATCTTCCTCATCATGTTCCCCAGTATCGCTTCTTACAATAAACATGTTGAATCTGCTGGGTTAAAGCGACCGTTTGATTGAAATGATGGTTCCTGtgattgaaaatataattttgaaatgcATTGAATCATAACGACTTAAGGATCGTGAGATCTGATGTTCATCCCTAATACTGAATGGTTGTCATATTCATGTTTAAGAATACCATGGCATTATCATGGTAGATTTTGGCCCGTTGCACAGTACACATACTGTATTGATGTTTGATAATATAGATAGGTCTTCATTCCTTTAGACAGTGTGTTTTCTGTCTGTGATTGTATAAATTAATGTTGTCGTCCTGTATGACCTAGTCTGTTAAATATCAGTTATGATGTGAGCACATCTTAGATGAAATGCAATTTAACTTAAGCACCTTCTATAAGATGTTCTCTATTGTATTgtgaattaatgttaataatttcaACTCCTCTTAAATGTTAACTCAAAGCTTCAGTGACAGAATGAAGCTTTTTAAATaggtcagtgtactgtttgaatCTTTAGATTTACTAGTATTTGAGCTCCATTGATCATAACTGAAGACCATACTGTGTCACTGTTCATGAAGCTCAGTCATATTGATCCTATAAAGATGCTGTATCATATTGGATTATGAATTTCTAGGCCTCTAAATGATTAACATGATCAAACTTTGCTGTTAAACCTAttgcacacaatctactacatgccttctttCATCTGATTGACAGTTTAGGCTTTCTTTTTTCCAAGTAAAAggtcttttagtataattgtacaaaTGTCCACCTTCAGCTTGTGCTTCACGTGTCTGTTCGCTATCAAATCCTTAACGATTTTTATCAAAACGTGAGAATAACtttgatattgttagtaatatgtCAAGATAAACAcgtactggactgaagcagcctCGTTTTACTTGATTATTCAGacataattttttagaaaaatctgtGTCTTAAATATGATcttcaggcttttgaggaacgtttgTTTCTAGAACCTTTGCTTTCACTGTTCCTTAGTGGAGAAATTATCTTCTCAAGCCTTGAAAACATCTCAAATcttttgagaatatatatatatatatatatatatatatatatatatatatatatatatatatatatatacaaatctcaatcatcattggattgcattgcattatatgttttgataatttaaacataatcttactaagacattttattggagtaatattcaaatattattgaaaatCCAGTTCTTCTgcatttagtctgtctcagtttttctctgtttctctgatggtgagatcagatctctgtgtggagaaCTGGCTGTtatcagactccttgtgcattcaaaaatctcactgcattattccaattaatggcaaaagaaatgtaaactgatatttcctactgacacactactgcaaaagatagaaataactgacttaaaaccattttgtttttgttggtgaaaatacaaATGGCCTATGTATATAGGAATTTCAGCTTTCTTTTCATCCCTAAATGTATCAGCATCttcaccaaattgcatattttcgctcagtttgagtctctgaataagatttttttttttttaataaagatttgtCTAAAGGATCGATacactgttttttctttaaaatacatttttcatgctATTATTTCACACACTTTACAGAGTTAAATGAGCCGCTCGTGTAGTTTCTCATGGTCATCCAGTGCCCTCTAGTGTTCACTCGAGTAATGGTATTGAATTGCAACAGTACCCCCAGTTcaggggttctcaaacctctccatgaagtaacGCAAGCACCGcacgttttgtatgtctccctatatctgacacaaccacttcaggtcttgcagtctccactaatgagcagatgagtggaatcaggtgtgataCTTGAGGGAGACATACAGCatgtgcagggctgggggtactccaggacaggtgaGAACCACTGCTCCAATGAATTCAGATCCTATTAACTGGATTTCAACAGTCACAAACGTCTTAAGAACTGGTCGGACCAACATTTTACCAAGGGAAAAACTTACTTGATCTTACTTTTTAGATTCAAATTAGACCAACCCACTTACAAATTTAAACTCACTTCTTAGATGACTAACTAAAGCTAGTGTACGCAGCTTGTGTGACCGACCACAGATGTGCTTCACGTTGCACATATGACGTCATTGCTGAGGCGCGAAATGCAGCTGGAGggcaagtgatttttttttctgtacgtTATGAGTTAATACCTAATAAAATGTATGTACTTATAGTCGGGTTCATTTGCGAACGATATTATACATCTGCTTTAGATGGCTGAGAGGCTAGCTTGCAGCAACTGTAGCGATGTTATAGACTTGCTTTAAGATTTGTATGATAACGATTACGTAGGCAATCTAAATTAACTATATAGGCATATTAAAACCATTTCACTTGTTATTTCGATTTATGTCATTCCCTggataatttatttgatttatttcagttcaaaaaGAGGTCTTCATAAACAACACTATATgtgtcttaagtcgctggggtatatttgtagcaatagccaaaaatacattgtatgggtcaaaattattgtttcttttttcttttatgccaaaaatcattagggtattaaGTTAAGATCGTcgtccatgaagatattttgtaaatttcctactgtaaatatatcaaaacttaatttttgattactaatatgcattgctaagaacttcatttggacaactttaaagacgattttttcaatatttagattttttttttcaccctcagattccagatttacaAAGAGTTGTATcccagccaaatattgtccaaatcatacatcaatggaaagattatttattcagttttcatgtgatgtataaatatcaatttcaaaaaatgtacccttatgactggttttgtggtccagggtcacatatgtgctaCAGAAATAGACCTCTAGTATAGCCTACTACTTCCCCCGTTTAATTTGACTTTACATGTAGGCTATAGGCTACTCTCCTTTTCTTTGTGAATTATtatcaggggcgttgcacaagatcccgggccctatgcataggcagtcctgatgggcccccatgacccccccaatgaaaatatccaggtaaaataaaatatattccagacttttcaagggccttCTCTTcatttggggccctggtaatcagtactggttttacccccagtcagACGCCCCTGATTATTATTGATTGATACGATCCGtagtattttatgtttgttaaatagGCTATATGCAATGTGATCTTAAAAAACAGCTGACGTGcgttttataggctatttatttagcCTACAAAAATGCTTAGAAAATctgtttttaacagtaaaagctttttatgtaaacttaatatatttattatttatttatgaattatattgtgtcatgtttatcaaaataaagcGGAAAAATATAGACCTCATTTTACtgatataggcatatatatatatatacagtatatacataaataccCATAAATTcacatgaactagatgaaatgactggcaacatggacactatcttctctaatacattagaaactgttgcccccatcaaattgaaaaacatTGGAGAAAAATGTACtttgccatggtacaacagtaatacccactctctcaagaaagaaactcgtagtcttgattgcaaatggagaaaaactaacttggaagtttttagaattgcgtggaaaaacagtatgtccagctatacaAGCTCTGAaagctgccagggccgagcatatccacaaactcatagaaaataaccaaaacaatccatggtttttatttagcacagtgactagattaacaaataaccagacgccacccgatctaaatattccctcacaattaaatagtaatgacttcatgaatttcttcactgataaaatagataacatcagaaatacaataacaaatgtagattctacagtgtctaacacttcagtttcatccatcgcacccaaatATATACTGCagtgcatctaaaccaacaacatgtttattagatcctgtacccactaaattactgaaagagttgttacctgtagcagaagaatcGCTTCTCAATaatattaactcgtcgttatctttaggtcacatcccaaaaccattcaagctggtggttattaagcctcttattaagaaaccacaactagatcctagtgaactggcaaattacagacccatttcaaatcttccatttatgtctaaaattttagaaaaagttgtgtctgctcaattgtgctccttcctgcaaaaaaatttggtttcaggccccaccatagcacagaaactgcacttgttgaatttacaaatgacttgcttcttgcatcagaccaaggctgcatctcattgctagttttacttgatcttagtgctgcattcgacaccatagatcacctgaccaatcgctaccactttgtttatttaaatggggagtcatctcatttatcaccagtaaaatatggagtgccacaaggatctgtcctaggtcctctgctattttcgatatacatgttgccccttggtaatattattagaaaatacaggattagtttccactgttatgctgatgatactcaactatactatatatctcaacgagaccagatgaaacttctaaattatctaagctaacagagtgtgttaaaaatgtaaaagattggatgaccaataattttctcctattaaattcagataagacagagatattacttattggaccaaaaaaaattacacagaatctcgtggattacaatttgcaactagacagatgtactgttacttcctctactgtcaaaaatctgggtgttatattagacagcaacttgtcaacattcttccatcttagaaacattgccaagctatgaaacatgttacctgtttctgatgcagaaaagctagttcatgcattcttgacctctagactggactattgtaatgcactgctagctggttgtcctgcatcttcaataaacaagttacaggtagtccaaaatgcagcagctagaatccttaccaggtcaagaaaatatgatcatattaccccaattttacagtctctgcactggctacctattaagttccgtctcagttacaaaatattattactcatctataaggcccttaatggtttagctccccacgctacaatccatcacgatccctaaggtcacaaaagtcttgacttttggtagtacctaggatagcaaagtccactaaaggaggtagagctttttcgcatttggctcccaaacttagtgttcagacacactctctttgtttaaatctagattaaaaacatctctttggccaagcattcaaataatgcagctaattatgtctctattttgtaactaggatttacacaagctccagtctggatccataacacctgagaagagatgatgccaatccATCAGACGacatcagatgatgctaaccctgaaacaacatacagaagtaccaaattttgctgtaagtttgattgtatcatataataattactgttactagtgttcatcgtctgtttgaatatgtctttaattgtttttttccgtacatttctgccatatgtacataaactgacagtcaccactgataagctactactaaatattgtagaaacttaattttctgtaaagttgctttgcaacgatttgtatcgtaaaaagcactatacaaataaacttgaatcgaATTGAACCGAATTTCAAGCAGCAAATCTCGCCGACCGGTTTGTTCATTCAGACGCCTCTCCTTGGATAAGGAGAGTGAGGACAGTAGACAGCTGCAGTCATTACTGCGGGAAGTAAGGGTGCTGAgtgtgctgcagcaccccctggAGTGTAGCCCATGAAAAAATGGGGGTGCTGGGGATGGggtgttaaaataaatgaacaataggctatgtaataaaaaaataaataatattaattttattaatttgtatatacatTAAAATTCATTGAAAAAGGTAGCCTAAGTCTACAATGACAAGTAGCAACGGTTAAATATGAGTTGAATCAAATTGACTGTGAAAGTCGTTTCAACTGATTAAACTTAttgaactgattaaaaaaaaaaatatttgttgccaTGATTTTTGGATTATATTATAACCTGTAACATCTCTGCCATACCCAAATTAAGATTTAACAACGATTTCTACAGACagcagagaaagagcgagagcgTCTAGCAGCAACAAATCTCGCATTCTCACAACTGTAGCACTTATTTTGATCTTTAACGTTAGGTCTTTCCTATTCTTGAAACAAAATTAATGCTTACCGTTGATTCTATATTATAGCCTACTcttaatgacacacacacacacacacacacacatataattgtaaggctttttttactttaaatgaatgCTTATGGCTCATTActattaacccccccccccccccccccccccccaaacaaacaaacataggcTGTGGGGTACAATAAAATAGTAAGCAATGACAAATTCACCTAGGCTATATTatagtttttctgaattgctaaaacacatttggATATAGTTGTAACCCAAATAAATAAGGTATTTCCCCTTATTTAAGATGAATGCTTAGTTTGTGGTtcactgttgttatttttttaatgaaaactcagCAACAAAGACATTCACTTATAGGCTATTAAACGAAGAAatgaaagttttattaaaaaaagttgcaCTTTGGATCCACCATCATAGGTGTCAGTCTTCTCGCATCCCTCTTGTCACTTCCATTTTCCTTTTGGGTattttaatttatgatgattttttttatgttgtgcatATGtcaaaattttttcatttttagtatattcatttcttcttattttaatccggtaacactttctatgaagccgtatttaaaatgcattataagggtattcttaaggcatcataatgaatgcataatgcattatcaaaaaccttataatatgttgtatcatctcatgaatattcataagaacagttttaatataatatttacttatctGTGGTTATAgattttaagagtatgatgatttataacacaatgaacacgTTGCGTCCActtttacaatggattatatttctcataAGACTTGTAAACTTATAACCACAAATACGTAagtattatgatgtattataattgttgttatgattaatCATGAGttgatataacatattataagtttgttaataatgcattatgcattcattatgatgccttaagaatacccttataatgtattataaatacgggcttcatagaaagtgttacctaaaATCCTAATACTTAACATATCACATTATAATGAGTCATATTTTTttccttacgaaaattaaccatcgTTTATTTATGTAATGGTTGtgttgtctgccctagctcccTCTAAACCTATTATACAACGATGTGAATatgtgtctgctaaattactactgtaactatagttagctaacaatgcttttgagaaatCCACCCCAGTTCAGGgattcaagtgcaggtcagtttcatctgtaaataggcTACTGTATTTTTACCTTTGTTAATTTAGTTAAGTATTAAACTGCTAGTAAATGTTTGTCTATCAGTTGCATCCCATTATTATCCACAGTCAGAATACTGTATGTTATAGGACATCATTAGGCTATATCATTATTACTGTAAAGTTGCATGAATGAATTTAGCAGACAGATGTTCAAATCTGTTTATAGTAAAGGAGGAAGTTAGAACAGACAACACCACAAAAATATGAGTCATAATAATGCAATAACATGttcagtattatattattatattaaaaacatattgtaccaatttttacatttagcaCTTTagaaaatttattgtaaaatatttgtatgaaatatagGTTTGTTAATCTTGGGTATTAAAGTGattttaagataaataataataataacacattgtCCTAATGTAATACATTGAATTTAACTAAACAAATGAGCAAACGAATTACAATGAGGTGGCTGTTTTGCAACAAGGTGGAGACAGTTGTGTTAATAACAGTAGACCTGCGGGTAAAGAAGTGACAGGTACAagaaaaaacctataaaaaaaacacacatttacactcaCATAAACAGAAGGGAGAAAACGAGatattaaagaaaatgaagaaatggAAAAGGAAAGTGAAGGTGCTGATCAAGAGAGAACCTTTAATTATGTTACATGGCCTGAGCCTAAGGATTAAGACATCTTTATGTGATGACTAAACACATAATAGGGTTGTCCGGCCCTGGTGTCAAACCAGAAAAGCCAGGGTACATACACAGAAACTGCCAGAATGGTGCATACTCGCAAACATtgttcaaaattcaaaatgtttatgtatttattcacaaataaatgttatcatatacttaatttttaacatttaaaacaagcaaCTTTTACTTTCATACATATGCAAGCAGCTGTTTTGAACAGACTGCAGGATAATTTAGAATTTACAGACATAAATTAATAAAGGGCCAATGAGTCTGATGTGACATTATTAATGcacttaattaaatgaaaaactaaccCACTGTAAGTAAATATGCTTAAAACAACACAGCACAAAATATGCTCTTGTCAGCATGTTGGTACTCACATTTTACAAGTAATTCTCCTACATCGAACATGCTTAAGCATAAAACAGCTGcagattcctgtcagaatgagTGACAATCTGATCACATTGATACACACTGTTTAGAATAAACACAAGTCACAAATGTACATTATTATGTGCATGCAGTAGTTCTGTTCCATCAAATGAAACAGTCCAATAACAGCCGCTCACTGACTGACGGTGTAAACGGCATCATCAGCACATTCAGTGTTTTTAGAGCAGCAGCGCAGGGTTTTGGGCAGCTTCTCCCGTGACAGATACAGAACTGGCTGGACGCTGCTGCTGATGTCCATGAAGCCAAAGGCGATGTAGTGGATATAACAGTGGAAGACATCTGGAGAGAAATACTCTCGAAAGGGAAAGAGAGCCACTGGCGGGAAGTAGTTAAACACAATGATGGCCAAGATGATGAGGAccattttaaaggcttttttcTTGACTGGATGTCTCTCATCTCGACCTGGAGCCGACTGTCTCAGAGCCCAGAGAATGGAGATGTTACAAAATAGCATGAATGCGAATGCTGTCAGGATCATGACTGTGAACACTTTCTCAAAGTTAGGGATGTTTCCCACACACTTCGCTGCAGCATAGACCAAAGTGATGAACCAGACGACGCCAGCACAGACAGAGCGATGCCGCTTGTCTCTGAGTTTGATGAAGGTGATGGGATGGAGGACGGCCATATATCTGTCCAGACAGATGCAGGACAGGAAAAGCGGTGACGAGTCTTTGATGCCGTAGAAGAAGTGCAGGACGTACCAGGTGCTGCTGGTGGTCAGATAGACGAAGCTGGCCAGCTCCAGCGGAGGAATGAGGCAGAAGAACGTGTCCAGCATGGCCAAGTGGACGATGAAGATGTCTGAGGTAGACGAGTCACCCTTATTCTTACGAATGAGCCACAGAACCATGATGTTGGTTGGGATGCCCAGGAACGTGTTGATGAACTGCAGCACCAAATAAAAGATGAGGACAGCGGGCATATCTGCGCAGCTGTCAAACACGGTCTTCTCTGCCAGTGAGATGTTCAGAGGCCGCTGGCTGATGAGCAGAGAGGAGTTGATGAATCTGAAGAGCTGTAGGATTGCCATCGTCCTCTTCTTGTGCTGAGACCAACAGCGGAAACACACAAACAGTGATCAATTGCAACCAAACTGAAAAATTCTTTCACAAAGATTTTATAATGGAAGCTAATACATATTGAAATAAAGCACGCATCTGCATCAACATCAACATCATGTCATGCTCTCTCATAATGCAAAAACAGGCTTTCTAAAtttctttttgaagaatattcACTTTctatactaattaaaaaaaatgttccttaGTCAAATCTTTAAGTTTTTGCCATCTACAGCAGTGCATTTTAGCAGAAatgtaccgttttttttttttttttaactgatttcaGAAGAATATCTTTGTTTGAAATATGGAATAATATTTAAAGGACAAAAATCCTTTTAACtcaatttaaaaagtataataatgatgcacaaaatatgaacattatAACAAGATATAAAACACAGCCTTATGACTTTAAATTGAGTCTTGTTTATACTGAgtatatacactgtaaatataTGAGTTTGTGGTATAAACTAGTAAGTTTTGTCAAgtttatagcactttatacattACAGATTgtctcaaagcagcttcacagaaataaacaacatCAGAGAGTTCATATTCAgaatcatattaaatatcattacgatttaaatattaactgtaaAGCACCTCTACAGAACAATATAGTTTCATTAAGTTGGATTATTCAGCAGCCTCAGTCTAAAGTTTCAGTACAGGTCAACTGTCTTATAAACTGCTGAAAAGTTCATCTGCATTCAGATTTACTAACAGAATAAATGACACAACTGATGTTTATAAGCAGCATCTCTTACCTTTCACGAGTTACTGTGGTCTCAGAGATGCTCTTCAGCCGCAAGAGCTTGTATGATGTTTGTTGTGGGAATGACGGCTCATTTTAAACTGAAAGCACAGACTACACACTCACTCCCATGATTCAAAACCACAGAGTTTCAGGAGCCAATCAGAGCCAAGCATTCAGGAGACTAAAGGCTAATATGGAAATGTATGGTCTAAACGGTTCTCTTACAGAAGAAACATTTgcatattattgattttatagaAAAGATAATGTAAGGCTGGAGTCGGACCGTCTGGACTGAGGGACAATAGCAAGCATCAAAGAAATTGAAAAAGCACGCTCTGAAGAATTGCAAAAGCTAAGAGCACAGGTCGAGGCATTTACATTTGAAAGATAAGGTTGGGCAAGACAGAGTCAGGTGATGTCAAGAAAAATCGAAGGATTTCAAAAGAAACTCCAAACCGGCAATAATTATATATCAGCTCTTGAAGAATGCTGTAACAATGCAGGGTTCCCAGTGACTGTGGTTAAGCAAGCAGCACTGGATGAAACTTTTGATCCTGAGGTAAACAGTGATAGTGAAGATGATGATGTTGCCGCG includes:
- the LOC109078294 gene encoding zinc finger protein 436-like isoform X1; the protein is MAKFGDLKAFLESSLNEIFRATVSDILDSVEQTVGEYQHKIQRIESENEDLRKRLCAEENRTNYIKTEDEDCVVAQLDFSRDTFSQTSSAHMNEYNDQTKMVGDLLCSHTKSQTTDVTSFQLNKDCATTYLFVKADPDTEDGCAVDLSDPHASPKYTCKEIKIEDTKENFDSEHHALFKHPLEPEINSNDCDVKVTVVSDTHLYHVDEGECSRHAALENGVRESPEPDIISDEESNTDRLSDEGLSGLLHMTASTPNSQELTPNYSRGQFNKSVKRQASRSIQMRPQSSEKMHICGQCGKGFDRADLLKNHQRTHTGERPFACNLCGKSYGHQGQLRIHKRIHTGERPYCCPHCGKRFNEHNQLKVHLRTHTGERPYTCTVCSKTFTNAGNLRSHQRVHTGEKPYACGQCGKRFNGMGDLKTHYRIHTGEKPYRCELCTKTFSQAGHLTIHKRMHTGERPYSCGECGKRFTVASSLKLHQLTHTGEKLHTCSHCDKSFSRAGHLKRHELVHSKEKLYCCTHCDRKYSDQSSLKKHQKLHMTAENEVDQSAAAALVTE
- the LOC109078294 gene encoding zinc finger protein 436-like isoform X2; translation: MAKFGDLKAFLESSLNEIFRATVSDILDSVEQTVGEYQHKIQRIESENEDLRKRLCAEENRTNYIKTDEDCVVAQLDFSRDTFSQTSSAHMNEYNDQTKMVGDLLCSHTKSQTTDVTSFQLNKDCATTYLFVKADPDTEDGCAVDLSDPHASPKYTCKEIKIEDTKENFDSEHHALFKHPLEPEINSNDCDVKVTVVSDTHLYHVDEGECSRHAALENGVRESPEPDIISDEESNTDRLSDEGLSGLLHMTASTPNSQELTPNYSRGQFNKSVKRQASRSIQMRPQSSEKMHICGQCGKGFDRADLLKNHQRTHTGERPFACNLCGKSYGHQGQLRIHKRIHTGERPYCCPHCGKRFNEHNQLKVHLRTHTGERPYTCTVCSKTFTNAGNLRSHQRVHTGEKPYACGQCGKRFNGMGDLKTHYRIHTGEKPYRCELCTKTFSQAGHLTIHKRMHTGERPYSCGECGKRFTVASSLKLHQLTHTGEKLHTCSHCDKSFSRAGHLKRHELVHSKEKLYCCTHCDRKYSDQSSLKKHQKLHMTAENEVDQSAAAALVTE
- the LOC109078294 gene encoding zinc finger protein 664-like isoform X3 gives rise to the protein MNEYNDQTKMVGDLLCSHTKSQTTDVTSFQLNKDCATTYLFVKADPDTEDGCAVDLSDPHASPKYTCKEIKIEDTKENFDSEHHALFKHPLEPEINSNDCDVKVTVVSDTHLYHVDEGECSRHAALENGVRESPEPDIISDEESNTDRLSDEGLSGLLHMTASTPNSQELTPNYSRGQFNKSVKRQASRSIQMRPQSSEKMHICGQCGKGFDRADLLKNHQRTHTGERPFACNLCGKSYGHQGQLRIHKRIHTGERPYCCPHCGKRFNEHNQLKVHLRTHTGERPYTCTVCSKTFTNAGNLRSHQRVHTGEKPYACGQCGKRFNGMGDLKTHYRIHTGEKPYRCELCTKTFSQAGHLTIHKRMHTGERPYSCGECGKRFTVASSLKLHQLTHTGEKLHTCSHCDKSFSRAGHLKRHELVHSKEKLYCCTHCDRKYSDQSSLKKHQKLHMTAENEVDQSAAAALVTE
- the LOC109078282 gene encoding uracil nucleotide/cysteinyl leukotriene receptor-like; translated protein: MAILQLFRFINSSLLISQRPLNISLAEKTVFDSCADMPAVLIFYLVLQFINTFLGIPTNIMVLWLIRKNKGDSSTSDIFIVHLAMLDTFFCLIPPLELASFVYLTTSSTWYVLHFFYGIKDSSPLFLSCICLDRYMAVLHPITFIKLRDKRHRSVCAGVVWFITLVYAAAKCVGNIPNFEKVFTVMILTAFAFMLFCNISILWALRQSAPGRDERHPVKKKAFKMVLIILAIIVFNYFPPVALFPFREYFSPDVFHCYIHYIAFGFMDISSSVQPVLYLSREKLPKTLRCCSKNTECADDAVYTVSQ